The following proteins are co-located in the Styela clava chromosome 15, kaStyClav1.hap1.2, whole genome shotgun sequence genome:
- the LOC120333958 gene encoding leucine-rich repeat and calponin homology domain-containing protein 4-like, whose amino-acid sequence MPIITMKSLSSNPPNTRSLDKLLEEAEFSGGVRLMHRRLKDIGQLVMKYDLANVTNVDLSHNRLSEVPLDIFEWQCVDALTITNNSIKTISEDIRELRLLEKLDLSNNCLTVLPPQLCEIRGLTIIRLSCNKLISLPEEIGSLKKCQELDVSSNELTSIPSEIAKMENLLCLNIRKNSIFALPEEISTMKITHLDAGCNLITSIPMSFRNMVTLQKFVLDHNPLTSPPIPVLMKGRVHMLRELEIQAEKAQIKKDVMDDPLMSPMKRPSIPRADVNLLEMKARVMSITEEDNGREERSVEKAAELSKDRRKASVTNATSPEKKRPSPKKRVDKPGPRKQKSAENIPVSPPSQDTKPNHTLPKNVIAKERKRSASSGNFERKSSTEALLIHQKLSGFPGYKPNIINEKTDMPSANGKTPATQQKLQEFVKNRQALSPTDRNNQVANNKTVNSKKGFLPSSIKPRTALNRMRGNSFNTGAEKDVSFTMRRKTEKLYEELEMIETLRQNIEARLKISLGDDLPSSLSDGVVLCHLTNHARPRSITSIHVPSPAVPKLTLAKRRRNIDNFLDACAKVGVPKIHICSAQDILLEKNIGKVGTTVNELLKLCPHPAPSPKRQVETPSVKVTPSTLTKQHSQV is encoded by the coding sequence ATGCCTATTATCACCATGAAGTCACTGTCGTCCAATCCTCCGAACACTCGGAGTCTCGACAAGCTCCTAGAAGAGGCGGAGTTCTCCGGAGGAGTTCGTTTGATGCATCGAAGGCTGAAAGACATCGGTCAATTAGTGATGAAATATGATTTAGCGAATGTCACGAACGTAGATTTATCTCACAATCGGCTGTCTGAGGTTCCATTGGATATATTTGAATGGCAGTGTGTTGATGCTCTAACAATAACgaacaattcaataaaaactaTTTCTGAGGATATTCGGGAATTAAGACTTCTTGAAAAACTTGATTTAAGTAATAATTGTTTGACTGTGCTTCCACCGCAACTATGCGAAATAAGAGGTTTAACAATAATACGATTGAGTTGCAATAAGTTAATTTCTCTACCGGAAGAAATCGGAAGTTTGAAAAAATGCCAAGAACTTGACGTCAGTTCTAATGAGCTAACTTCGATACCTTCTGAGATAGCAAAAATGGAGAATTTACTATGTTTGAATATACGTAAAAACAGTATTTTTGCGCTACCGGAAGAAATATCTACAATGAAAATAACACACTTAGATGCCGGTTGTAATTTAATAACATCGATTCCAATGTCGTTTCGGAATATGGTAACACTGCAAAAATTTGTGTTGGATCATAACCCTCTTACGTCACCTCCAATCCCAGTTTTAATGAAAGGCAGAGTTCATATGCTGCGGGAACTGGAAATTCAAGCAGAAAAAGCGCAGATTAAGAAAGATGTGATGGATGATCCTCTCATGAGTCCGATGAAACGTCCATCGATTCCTCGCGCTGACGTTAACTTGCTGGAAATGAAAGCGAGGGTGATGTCCATCACTGAAGAAGACAATGGAAGAGAAGAGAGGTCTGTTGAAAAAGCTGCAGAATTGTCTAAAGATCGCAGAAAAGCGAGCGTTACAAATGCAACCAGTCCTGAAAAGAAGCGTCCGAGTCCGAAAAAACGTGTCGACAAACCAGGGCCGAGAAAACAAAAATCTGCTGAAAATATTCCGGTATCACCACCCTCACAAGATACAAAACCGAATCATACTCTACCGAAAAACGTTATTGCAAAAGAAAGGAAACGTAGTGCGAGTAGCGGTAATTTTGAGAGAAAGAGTTCAACTGAAGCGTTattaattcatcaaaaattatcCGGCTTTCCAGGATACAAACCGAACattattaatgaaaaaacagATATGCCTTCTGCGAACGGTAAAACTCCTGCGACGCAACAAAAATTACAAGAATTCGTGAAAAATCGACAAGCGTTGAGCCCAACAGACCGTAACAATCAAGTAGCCAATAACAAAACAGTGAATTCAAAAAAAGGATTTTTGCCGTCCTCGATAAAACCCAGGACAGCATTAAACAGGATGAGAGGAAATTCATTCAATACAGGAGCAGAAAAAGATGTTTCATTTACGATGCGTCGGAAAACAGAAAAACTTTACGAAGAGCTCGAAATGATCGAAACTTTGCGACAAAATATTGAAGCTAGACTCAAAATCAGCCTTGGCGATGATCTTCCATCATCTTTATCCGACGGCGTCGTTTTATGTCATCTAACCAATCATGCACGACCACGATCAATAACCAGCATACATGTTCCGTCTCCCGCCGTCCCGAAACTCACTTTGGcgaaaagaagaagaaatatAGACAATTTTCTAGACGCTTGCGCTAAAGTTGGCGTTCCAAAGATCCACATATGTTCCGCGCAAGATATtcttttggaaaaaaatattggaaaagttGGCACGACAGTAAATGAACTTTTGAAACTATGCCCACATCCTGCCCCCTCCCCAAAAAGACAGGTGGAGACACCCAGTGTTAAAGTGACGCCCTCTACATTGACCAAACAGCATAGCCAGGTTTga